A single genomic interval of Mucilaginibacter robiniae harbors:
- a CDS encoding CgeB family protein has protein sequence MKISMFYHSLLSDWNHGNAHFLRGVVADLLSRGHDVKVYEPKDNWSLTNLIQGHGESFIQEFQQTYPQLKSIFYEADQINLSELLKDQDLVIVHEWNEHQLVKAIGEYRAQVGGFKLLFHDTHHRAVTEKASMEQYDLRHYDGVLAFGNVIRDIYLKEGWTKNAWTWHEAADTRIFHPIESAEKEGDLVWVGNWGDNERTQELQTYLIDPVKELGLKAKIYGVRYPDTALKALADAGIEYANWLPNYKAPEVFAKYRVTVHVPRRPYVESLPGIPTIRPFEAMACGIPLVCSPWNDAEHLFTPGTDFLVADSKESMKAQLSKILNDATTAKTLAENGLKTILAKHTCTHRVNELLQIVDSLELEPSSAVNTAE, from the coding sequence ATGAAAATAAGCATGTTTTACCATTCGCTGCTGTCTGACTGGAACCACGGCAACGCTCATTTTTTGCGCGGTGTAGTGGCCGATCTGTTAAGCCGGGGCCATGATGTAAAAGTGTATGAACCTAAAGATAACTGGAGCTTAACCAACCTGATTCAAGGTCATGGTGAATCTTTTATACAAGAGTTTCAGCAAACTTACCCGCAACTGAAATCTATCTTTTACGAAGCTGATCAGATCAATCTATCTGAGCTTTTGAAAGATCAGGATTTGGTAATTGTGCATGAGTGGAACGAACATCAACTGGTAAAAGCCATCGGTGAATACCGGGCACAAGTGGGTGGGTTTAAACTACTGTTTCATGATACGCACCATCGGGCTGTAACCGAAAAGGCCAGCATGGAACAGTATGACTTACGCCATTATGATGGCGTGTTGGCATTTGGTAATGTAATCCGCGATATCTATTTAAAAGAAGGCTGGACAAAAAATGCCTGGACCTGGCATGAAGCGGCCGATACCCGCATATTTCATCCAATTGAAAGCGCTGAAAAAGAAGGGGATTTGGTTTGGGTAGGTAACTGGGGTGATAACGAACGTACGCAGGAACTGCAAACCTATTTAATTGATCCGGTTAAAGAACTGGGCCTGAAAGCTAAAATATATGGTGTACGTTACCCAGATACGGCACTAAAAGCTTTGGCTGATGCGGGCATTGAGTATGCCAACTGGTTGCCTAATTACAAAGCGCCTGAGGTATTTGCCAAATATAGAGTGACTGTTCATGTGCCTCGCCGTCCTTATGTAGAATCATTACCCGGTATCCCTACCATTCGCCCGTTTGAGGCTATGGCTTGCGGTATTCCGCTGGTATGCTCGCCCTGGAATGATGCGGAACACCTGTTTACCCCCGGTACCGACTTTTTAGTAGCTGATAGTAAAGAAAGCATGAAAGCACAGCTTTCAAAAATATTGAATGATGCTACTACTGCAAAAACACTGGCTGAAAACGGGTTGAAAACCATTTTAGCTAAACATACCTGCACACACCGGGTAAATGAACTGCTACAGATTGTAGATTCACTGGAATTAGAACCTTCTTCGGCTGTAAACACGGCTGAATAA
- a CDS encoding glycoside hydrolase domain-containing protein yields the protein MKHYYNSTLTRSYYCCTAIFLFLVSICSFSWAQQLVRSSGNELADEVNVFLGSSGDHGQMSPAASYPFSMLSIGPQTYPNLHMGYEHKAKTFLGFTHNRFEGVGCQGSGGNILIKPFLVDDSLASALTKSTESAAPGYYQVGFSNGIKVNIAVCQNAGIEQYSFPAGHKPGFLINLSHTLANRFVAEEHQLKGNELCGWIDSRTTCNVGTYRIYYSLKFDQPVQFTPSAEHILTVTFPQQVQQAQIRIALSSVDVAHAEAALSTRSYEQLKAQSQQGWNQVLNRVQVKGNSEREKLFYSLLYRTVQSPYVISEPDGSYRATDGSLQHTTAAAYNGWAIWDNYRTQLPLLSILYPERYKAMTNSIADLYHFGKKDYATQHEPSNTVRTEHAIVVLLDAYRKGYPVDWNKITDSLVADVNRLDFSHPDKALESSYDTWALSQILRITGKSALSKQYLQKASAYKDYWNKDFKDLTKRDVDQVSARGLYQGTIWQYRWFVPFDAKGLIALIGGEQAYLQQLNQFFDNDYYNHANEPDIQAPLMYNFTSHPWQSQALMHKYAVDTVVQYYFNDNSRGIDPFVDVIYKNQPDTYIRTMDDDAGAMSAWYVFAACGFSPACVGWPVYYLNAPLFKEVSINLPANKHFIVRVNNYTDHGRYIQSATLNGKPLNRNWITHQEIMQGGTLTITASDQPDKTWGTVNQWITDINKR from the coding sequence ATGAAACATTATTACAACTCTACTCTTACCCGTTCTTATTACTGCTGTACGGCTATCTTCCTGTTTTTAGTTTCAATTTGTAGCTTTTCATGGGCGCAACAACTGGTTCGATCCAGTGGTAATGAACTGGCGGATGAGGTCAATGTGTTTCTGGGTTCATCGGGCGATCATGGGCAGATGTCGCCGGCGGCTTCATACCCTTTTAGTATGCTGAGCATTGGGCCGCAAACTTATCCCAACCTGCACATGGGGTATGAGCACAAAGCCAAAACTTTCTTGGGTTTTACCCACAACCGTTTTGAAGGCGTAGGTTGCCAGGGTAGTGGCGGTAATATTTTAATTAAACCATTCCTGGTTGATGATTCCCTTGCTTCGGCACTTACTAAAAGTACAGAAAGCGCAGCACCGGGGTATTATCAGGTAGGCTTTAGCAATGGTATTAAAGTAAACATCGCTGTTTGTCAGAATGCGGGTATTGAGCAGTATAGTTTCCCGGCAGGGCATAAACCAGGTTTCCTAATCAACCTAAGCCATACCTTAGCTAACCGCTTTGTGGCTGAAGAACATCAGCTTAAAGGTAATGAACTATGTGGCTGGATTGATTCGCGCACTACTTGCAATGTAGGTACTTACCGTATATACTATAGTTTGAAGTTTGATCAGCCGGTGCAGTTTACCCCATCGGCCGAACATATTTTAACTGTTACGTTCCCTCAGCAGGTGCAGCAAGCACAAATTCGTATCGCTTTATCATCGGTTGATGTAGCCCATGCCGAAGCCGCTTTATCTACCCGTAGTTATGAGCAGTTGAAAGCTCAAAGCCAGCAAGGGTGGAATCAGGTGTTAAACCGAGTACAGGTAAAAGGCAATTCAGAACGTGAAAAGCTGTTTTATTCTTTGCTTTATCGCACGGTACAATCGCCTTACGTAATATCTGAGCCTGATGGCAGTTACCGGGCTACCGATGGTAGTTTGCAGCATACCACAGCTGCTGCGTACAACGGCTGGGCCATTTGGGATAATTATCGAACGCAGTTACCGTTACTTTCCATACTATATCCTGAAAGGTACAAAGCTATGACCAACTCGATAGCAGATTTGTACCATTTCGGTAAAAAAGATTATGCCACTCAGCACGAACCCTCCAATACCGTGCGTACCGAACATGCCATTGTGGTATTACTGGATGCTTACCGCAAAGGCTACCCGGTTGATTGGAATAAAATAACAGACTCGTTAGTAGCCGATGTAAACCGGTTAGATTTCTCGCACCCCGATAAAGCTTTAGAGTCAAGTTATGATACTTGGGCATTGTCGCAAATATTAAGAATAACAGGCAAGTCAGCTTTAAGTAAACAGTACTTGCAAAAGGCATCGGCTTACAAAGATTATTGGAACAAGGATTTTAAAGATTTAACCAAGCGGGATGTAGATCAGGTTTCAGCCCGGGGCTTGTACCAGGGAACTATATGGCAGTACCGATGGTTTGTGCCTTTTGATGCTAAGGGATTGATAGCATTGATAGGAGGCGAACAGGCCTACTTGCAGCAACTAAACCAGTTTTTTGATAATGATTATTACAACCACGCCAATGAGCCTGATATACAAGCTCCATTGATGTACAACTTTACCTCACACCCATGGCAATCGCAAGCATTAATGCATAAGTATGCGGTAGATACCGTAGTGCAGTATTACTTTAACGATAACAGCCGGGGCATTGACCCTTTTGTGGATGTCATCTATAAAAACCAGCCTGATACTTATATTCGCACGATGGACGATGATGCCGGAGCTATGTCGGCCTGGTATGTGTTTGCAGCTTGCGGGTTTTCGCCTGCTTGTGTAGGCTGGCCGGTTTACTATTTAAATGCGCCTCTTTTTAAAGAGGTAAGCATTAATTTACCGGCAAATAAACATTTCATTGTTCGGGTTAATAACTATACCGATCATGGCCGGTATATACAATCAGCCACTTTAAATGGTAAACCATTAAACCGTAACTGGATTACACATCAGGAAATTATGCAAGGCGGAACACTAACCATTACAGCAAGTGATCAGCCTGATAAAACCTGGGGAACCGTTAACCAGTGGATCACCGATATTAATAAGCGTTAA
- a CDS encoding GDSL-type esterase/lipase family protein, whose translation MNWYEDDVKQLEQNRLKLNYEPETLFYGSSTLRLWENLYQDFATLKPVNLGFGGSTLAACVWFFDRIMKPYQPQRLVVYAGDNDLGDDRHPEEVFIFFKQLVVQIRERFGIHLPCYFISLKPSISRWNLADQFVYTNQLIQDEIARNQNHWQFIDIFKPMLNGASQPDKALYADDGLHLSAQGYEIWKSVIGKAIL comes from the coding sequence ATGAACTGGTATGAAGATGATGTAAAACAACTGGAACAAAACAGGCTTAAGTTAAACTACGAACCCGAAACTCTTTTTTATGGCAGTTCGACCCTGCGTTTATGGGAAAACCTTTATCAAGATTTTGCCACGTTAAAGCCGGTTAATCTGGGTTTTGGCGGCTCTACGCTGGCTGCTTGCGTATGGTTTTTTGATCGAATTATGAAACCTTACCAGCCACAACGGTTAGTAGTTTATGCAGGCGATAACGACTTAGGTGATGACCGGCACCCTGAAGAGGTGTTTATTTTTTTTAAGCAGCTGGTGGTACAAATACGTGAACGCTTTGGTATTCATTTGCCTTGCTATTTTATTTCACTTAAGCCTAGTATAAGCCGCTGGAATCTGGCTGATCAGTTTGTGTACACGAATCAGCTTATTCAGGATGAAATTGCCCGAAACCAAAACCACTGGCAGTTTATTGATATATTTAAACCAATGCTGAATGGAGCTAGCCAACCCGATAAAGCTTTGTATGCCGATGATGGATTGCACCTGAGCGCACAGGGATATGAGATATGGAAAAGCGTTATTGGTAAAGCTATTTTATAA
- a CDS encoding CgeB family protein: MSKESLNITILGLSITSSWGNGHATTFRAIVNELNKAGHQVTFLERDVPWYSSNRDLPNPNFCKLILYKDLNELKQQYAEPVQSADMVIVGSYVPEGVEVGKWVCKEAQGIKAFYDIDTPVTLAKLERKDYEYLAPELIPAYDLYLSFTGGPTLQLLEEKYGSPCARALYCSVDPALYYPEAIEKKYDLGYLGTYSDDRQPPLERLLFDAAQQWPEGRFTVAGPQYPDTIQWPANVHHIHHLPPAEHREFYNAQRFTLNITRADMIKAGYSPSVRLFEAAACGVPIISDYWEGLDTVFEFGKEILVSYSGAETLAFLKDIDEEERIRIGERARTKILEAHTAKHRAQELVQYMHEVKGSSINI; this comes from the coding sequence ATGAGTAAAGAATCTTTAAACATTACCATACTGGGCTTGTCCATCACTTCGTCATGGGGTAATGGGCATGCCACTACCTTCAGGGCTATTGTTAATGAATTGAACAAAGCCGGCCATCAGGTAACTTTTCTGGAAAGGGATGTGCCCTGGTATTCTTCCAACCGTGATTTGCCTAATCCCAATTTTTGCAAGCTGATTTTGTATAAGGATTTAAATGAATTAAAGCAGCAATATGCCGAACCGGTTCAATCGGCAGATATGGTGATTGTCGGATCTTACGTACCCGAAGGTGTTGAAGTAGGCAAATGGGTTTGTAAAGAAGCTCAGGGCATTAAAGCCTTTTATGATATAGATACCCCAGTAACCCTGGCTAAGTTGGAGCGTAAAGATTACGAGTATTTAGCGCCTGAGTTAATACCGGCTTACGATTTGTATTTATCATTCACCGGCGGACCAACACTTCAGTTACTGGAAGAAAAATATGGTTCACCTTGTGCCCGTGCGCTGTACTGTTCGGTTGACCCGGCCTTGTACTATCCGGAGGCTATAGAAAAAAAATATGACTTGGGTTATTTAGGTACTTACAGTGATGATCGTCAGCCACCTTTAGAGCGTTTGTTGTTTGATGCTGCCCAGCAATGGCCGGAAGGCCGGTTTACTGTAGCGGGCCCGCAGTACCCGGATACCATACAATGGCCTGCCAATGTTCATCACATTCATCACCTGCCGCCAGCCGAGCACCGGGAGTTTTACAACGCGCAGCGTTTCACCTTGAATATTACCCGTGCCGACATGATTAAAGCCGGTTATTCGCCCAGTGTAAGGCTATTTGAAGCGGCCGCCTGTGGCGTGCCTATCATCAGCGATTACTGGGAAGGTTTAGATACTGTTTTTGAATTCGGCAAAGAAATATTGGTATCCTACTCAGGTGCTGAAACCTTAGCCTTTCTGAAAGACATAGATGAAGAAGAACGTATTCGTATTGGTGAACGGGCCCGTACCAAAATACTGGAGGCACATACGGCCAAGCATCGGGCGCAGGAACTGGTGCAGTATATGCACGAAGTAAAAGGCAGTTCTATTAACATCTGA
- a CDS encoding esterase family protein, translating into MHREYHNWYSHRLQRHMELLIFGHSGKAVLFFPPRMGRFYDYENWGIIHALYDRINNGELQVFCVDSIDTESFYNAGVHPATRIHRHLQYEQYILHEVLPLIYAKNSSGYLEVAGCSMGAYHAINLAFKYPWLFKKAVGMSGRYDLTHAFWHFKDIFDGYHSPDIYFNMPLEYVPNLRDEYFLNTMRHMEIIMAIGSQDTFLNHNQKLSEELWHKAVPNQLYIWEGEAHKPRYWRQMVRLYL; encoded by the coding sequence ATGCACAGAGAATATCATAATTGGTACAGCCATCGGTTACAGCGCCATATGGAATTATTAATATTCGGGCATAGTGGCAAAGCTGTGCTGTTCTTTCCTCCTCGCATGGGGCGGTTTTATGATTATGAAAACTGGGGTATTATCCATGCACTGTATGATCGCATTAACAACGGCGAATTACAGGTTTTTTGTGTAGATAGCATCGATACCGAAAGCTTTTATAATGCTGGTGTACATCCGGCAACGCGTATACATCGGCATTTGCAGTACGAGCAGTACATTCTTCATGAAGTATTGCCTTTAATTTATGCTAAAAACAGCAGTGGCTATCTGGAAGTAGCCGGCTGTAGTATGGGAGCTTATCACGCGATCAATCTGGCATTCAAATATCCGTGGTTGTTTAAGAAAGCTGTAGGCATGAGCGGCCGATATGACCTAACCCATGCTTTTTGGCATTTTAAAGATATATTCGATGGTTACCACAGCCCAGATATTTATTTCAATATGCCACTAGAGTACGTGCCTAATTTAAGGGATGAATACTTTTTGAATACCATGCGGCACATGGAAATCATAATGGCTATAGGTAGTCAAGATACTTTTTTGAACCATAATCAAAAGCTAAGCGAGGAACTCTGGCACAAAGCCGTACCTAACCAATTATACATTTGGGAAGGTGAAGCTCATAAGCCACGTTACTGGCGGCAAATGGTGAGGTTATATTTATAA
- a CDS encoding CgeB family protein → MKNKLKIAFYGSSLVSAYWNGAATYYRGIIKELSRLGHDITFYEPDAYERQQHRDIPDPEWATVVVYDNNEESAFKVLAEAAKADVVVKASGVGVFDELLEEQVLKLRKENQLIIFWDVDAPATLERMTLNPEDPFRNLVPQYDMILTYGGGQPVIDAYATFGAKRCIPIYNALDPETHFSVPEEEKFKCDLAFLGNRLPDREARVEEFFLKAAAQLPEQTFKIGGSGWGDKQMPTNVEYIGHVYTKDHNAFNCTPKAVLNISRDSMAKMGFSPATRVFEAAGAGACIITDYWLGIDFFFEPGKEILVAGSGDEVAQILSQLSVEEAKAIGEAAQKRVLEHHTYAHRAQEADQLFQAHFQFTNTSAV, encoded by the coding sequence ATGAAAAATAAATTAAAAATTGCCTTTTATGGTTCAAGCCTGGTTTCAGCTTACTGGAACGGCGCTGCTACTTACTATCGGGGCATTATTAAAGAATTAAGCCGTTTAGGCCACGATATTACTTTTTACGAACCTGATGCTTACGAGCGCCAGCAGCACCGTGATATTCCCGACCCGGAGTGGGCAACAGTAGTTGTTTACGATAATAATGAAGAAAGTGCTTTCAAAGTACTGGCCGAAGCTGCTAAAGCTGATGTGGTAGTCAAAGCCAGTGGCGTAGGTGTTTTTGACGAGTTGCTGGAAGAGCAAGTTTTAAAGCTGAGAAAAGAAAATCAATTAATAATTTTTTGGGATGTAGATGCCCCGGCTACACTGGAACGCATGACGCTGAACCCGGAAGATCCGTTCCGGAACCTGGTACCACAATACGATATGATTTTAACGTATGGTGGCGGTCAGCCGGTAATTGATGCTTATGCAACATTCGGCGCCAAACGTTGTATCCCTATCTATAATGCGCTCGACCCGGAAACCCACTTTTCAGTGCCGGAAGAAGAAAAGTTTAAGTGCGACTTAGCCTTTTTGGGTAACCGCCTGCCCGACCGCGAAGCTCGTGTGGAAGAGTTCTTTCTGAAAGCGGCTGCACAGCTTCCGGAACAAACTTTTAAAATTGGGGGTAGCGGCTGGGGTGATAAGCAAATGCCGACTAATGTAGAATATATTGGCCACGTGTACACGAAAGATCATAACGCTTTTAACTGTACGCCAAAAGCAGTTTTAAATATTAGTCGTGATAGTATGGCTAAAATGGGCTTTTCGCCGGCTACCCGCGTGTTTGAAGCAGCGGGTGCAGGTGCCTGCATCATTACCGATTACTGGCTAGGTATCGATTTCTTTTTTGAACCAGGGAAAGAAATTTTGGTAGCGGGTAGTGGTGATGAAGTAGCCCAAATATTGAGTCAGCTTTCAGTAGAAGAAGCCAAAGCCATAGGTGAGGCTGCTCAGAAACGAGTGCTGGAACATCATACTTATGCACACAGAGCCCAAGAAGCCGATCAATTATTTCAAGCGCATTTTCAATTCACCAACACCAGTGCAGTATGA
- a CDS encoding glycosyltransferase family 4 protein, translating to MILDEQQAIKKVLMTADTVGGVWTYALDLCRAYHNRGIQVCLATMGAPLAVSQQAEANQIPNLDVRESHYKLEWMDNPWEDVKHAGEWLLSLEKEIEPDIIHLNGYAHAALSWHAPVVVVAHSCVLSWWQGVIGGRVPAEWDNYKHCITQGLKAADVVVAISHTYAQQLEQLYSCGNDIKVIYNGRDTSLFYTADKKLQAFAMGRIWDEAKNLSLLGKLNNQAQLPILVAGNNRHPDNGELVSIPNVHMLGTLSPAEVREQLAASAIYILPAKYEPFGLSVLEAALSDCLLLLADIPTLKELWQDTALYFNPDQPDELDALLNEVTQNWQQYQHLTQCAKVRAQMFSLDTMVNNYLTLYQNMVQKAALTKVIN from the coding sequence ATGATTCTGGATGAGCAGCAAGCCATAAAAAAAGTACTCATGACTGCCGATACCGTTGGCGGTGTGTGGACTTATGCGCTTGATTTATGCCGTGCTTATCATAACCGGGGCATCCAAGTATGTTTAGCTACGATGGGTGCACCCTTAGCCGTTAGTCAACAAGCAGAAGCCAATCAAATACCAAATTTGGATGTCCGCGAAAGCCACTACAAGCTGGAGTGGATGGATAACCCTTGGGAGGATGTGAAACACGCCGGCGAATGGCTGCTAAGTCTGGAAAAAGAGATAGAACCGGATATCATCCATTTAAACGGTTATGCACATGCGGCTTTAAGCTGGCATGCACCTGTAGTGGTAGTAGCCCATTCATGTGTGCTATCCTGGTGGCAGGGCGTAATTGGTGGCCGAGTTCCGGCAGAGTGGGATAATTATAAGCATTGTATAACCCAAGGCCTAAAAGCTGCTGATGTAGTTGTAGCCATATCTCATACTTATGCTCAACAATTAGAGCAGTTATATAGTTGCGGTAATGATATCAAGGTTATCTATAATGGCCGTGATACTAGCCTGTTTTATACTGCTGATAAAAAGCTTCAGGCCTTTGCTATGGGGCGCATATGGGATGAGGCCAAAAATCTTTCTCTGCTAGGCAAACTAAACAACCAAGCGCAGCTTCCCATCTTGGTAGCCGGCAACAATCGCCATCCGGATAATGGTGAGCTGGTATCTATCCCCAACGTACACATGTTGGGTACTTTAAGTCCGGCCGAGGTACGGGAGCAGTTAGCTGCATCAGCTATTTATATTCTTCCGGCCAAATATGAGCCTTTTGGTTTATCGGTATTGGAAGCTGCTTTATCGGATTGCTTATTACTACTGGCTGACATTCCTACCCTGAAAGAATTATGGCAGGATACCGCTTTGTACTTCAACCCAGATCAGCCCGATGAATTAGATGCGTTGTTGAATGAGGTAACACAAAACTGGCAGCAATATCAACATTTAACGCAATGTGCTAAAGTAAGGGCACAGATGTTCTCGTTAGATACAATGGTGAACAATTATCTGACCCTGTATCAAAACATGGTGCAAAAGGCTGCACTTACAAAAGTTATTAATTAA